A DNA window from Phaenicophaeus curvirostris isolate KB17595 chromosome 11, BPBGC_Pcur_1.0, whole genome shotgun sequence contains the following coding sequences:
- the LOC138725137 gene encoding monocarboxylate transporter 2-like isoform X1 — protein sequence MTVRERKVVFALKLVLTMSPPVSSDLGYIPPDGGWGWAVVFGASISVGFAYTFPKAFTIYFKELQAVYSISYSQIAWITSIMCATTYGGGPISSILVNRYGSRPVVMFGGLLCGIGMVSAAFCTSILQLYICVGFITGFGLALNLQPSVIIIGKYFLKRRPIANGLAMAGSPVMLCTLAPLNQFLFDNFGWRGSFLILGAILLHCCVAGALFRPIGADTASVKMQKIEEGKETLKEEVTKDAMEMSSPANVPMETKMEEEGEKDCCEKINQYLDFSLFKHRGFLIYLIGNVLMFLGFFAPIVFLAPYAKHIGIDEYSAAFLLSILAIVDMIARPTTGIIANSKWVRPRIQYFFSFSIAFNGACHLLCPLASGYTGLVVYSVFFGLAFGMVCAMLFETLMDLVGAARFTSAVGLVTIAECCTILLGPPIGGTLIDTFGDYKYMFIKCGAVMVLAGTFLFIMNYYNYRMLTKEEKERKAKEEDPKSVRTENEGRNNWNKEATQGGPELEPLREEQEGLKKEVNGTNEV from the exons ATGACGGTTA GAGAGCGGAAGGTGGTTTTTGCTCTGAAATTGGTACTGACCATGTCACCTCcagtctcttcagacctggGCTACATACCCCCTGATGGTGGATGGGGGTGGGCGGTGGTGTTTGGAGCCTCTATCTCGGTTGGGTTTGCATATACCTTTCCTAAAGCTTTCACGATCTACTTTAAAGAACTGCAGGCTGTTTACAGCATCTCGTACAGCCAGATTGCCTGGATAACATCCATCATGTGTGCTACCACCTACGGAGGAG GTCCCATCAGCAGTATTTTAGTGAACCGCTATGGAAGCCGACCTGTGGTTATGTTTGGAGGCCTGTTGTGTGGCATTGGGATGGTCTCAGCCGCCTTCTGTACCAGCATCCTGCAACTCTACATCTGTGTGGGCTTCATTACAG gaTTTGGCCTTGCTCTTAACCTCCAGCCATCAGTGATAATCATAGGGAAATACTTTTTGAAGAGAAGACCCATCGCAAACGGTCTTGCTATGGCTGGGAGCCCTGTGATGCTTTGCACCCTGGCTCCCCTCAACCAGTTCCTATTTGACAATTTTGGCTGGAGGGGCAGCTTTTTAATTCTCGGTGCAATATTATTACATTGCTGTGTGGCAGGAGCCCTCTTCAGACCCATTGGGGCAGACACAGCATcagttaaaatgcagaaaattgaggaaggaaaggagaccCTGAAAGAAGAGGTCACCAAGGATGCCATGGAAATGAGTAGTCCCGCAAACGTCCCCATGGAGACCaaaatggaagaggaaggagaaaaggactGTTGTGAAAAAATCAATCAGTACCTCGATTTTTCCCTCTTTAAGCACAGAGGGTTCTTGATTTACCTCATTGGAAATGTACTCATGTTCCTGGGGTTTTTTGCCCCCATTGTTTTTCTGGCACCCTATGCAAAGCACATCGGTATTGATGAATATTCAGCTGCTTTCCTCCTTTCGATCCTTGCTATTGTGGATATGATAGCCCGACCTACTACTGGCATCATTGCAAACAGCAAGTGGGTGAGGCCACGGATTCAAtactttttcagcttctccatTGCTTTCAATGGTGCCTGCCACCTTCTGTGCCCACTGGCTTCTGGCTACACAGGGCTTGTCGTTTACTCCGTCTTTTTCGGCTTGGCCTTTGGCATGGTTTGTGCCATGCTTTTTGAAACACTCATGGACCTCGTGGGAGCTGCCCGGTTCACAAGTGCTGTTGGCCTAGTCACCATTGCGGAGTGTTGCACAATATTGCTGGGACCCCCTATTGGAG GAACACTTATTGATACCTTTGGGGACTATAAATATATGTTCATTAAATGTGGAGCTGTGATGGTCCTGGCAGGAACCTTCCTCTTCATCATGAATTATTACAATTACCGTATGCTTaccaaggaggagaaggaaagaaaggcaaaggaagagGACCCTAAATCTGTAAGGACAGAAAATGAAGGCAGAAATAACTGGAACAAAGAAGCCACACAGGGTGGGCCTGAGCTGGAGCCTTTGAGAGAGGAACAAGAAGGACTAAAGAAGGAAGTGAATGGCACAAATGAAGTTTAA
- the LOC138725137 gene encoding monocarboxylate transporter 2-like isoform X2: MSPPVSSDLGYIPPDGGWGWAVVFGASISVGFAYTFPKAFTIYFKELQAVYSISYSQIAWITSIMCATTYGGGPISSILVNRYGSRPVVMFGGLLCGIGMVSAAFCTSILQLYICVGFITGFGLALNLQPSVIIIGKYFLKRRPIANGLAMAGSPVMLCTLAPLNQFLFDNFGWRGSFLILGAILLHCCVAGALFRPIGADTASVKMQKIEEGKETLKEEVTKDAMEMSSPANVPMETKMEEEGEKDCCEKINQYLDFSLFKHRGFLIYLIGNVLMFLGFFAPIVFLAPYAKHIGIDEYSAAFLLSILAIVDMIARPTTGIIANSKWVRPRIQYFFSFSIAFNGACHLLCPLASGYTGLVVYSVFFGLAFGMVCAMLFETLMDLVGAARFTSAVGLVTIAECCTILLGPPIGGTLIDTFGDYKYMFIKCGAVMVLAGTFLFIMNYYNYRMLTKEEKERKAKEEDPKSVRTENEGRNNWNKEATQGGPELEPLREEQEGLKKEVNGTNEV, encoded by the exons ATGTCACCTCcagtctcttcagacctggGCTACATACCCCCTGATGGTGGATGGGGGTGGGCGGTGGTGTTTGGAGCCTCTATCTCGGTTGGGTTTGCATATACCTTTCCTAAAGCTTTCACGATCTACTTTAAAGAACTGCAGGCTGTTTACAGCATCTCGTACAGCCAGATTGCCTGGATAACATCCATCATGTGTGCTACCACCTACGGAGGAG GTCCCATCAGCAGTATTTTAGTGAACCGCTATGGAAGCCGACCTGTGGTTATGTTTGGAGGCCTGTTGTGTGGCATTGGGATGGTCTCAGCCGCCTTCTGTACCAGCATCCTGCAACTCTACATCTGTGTGGGCTTCATTACAG gaTTTGGCCTTGCTCTTAACCTCCAGCCATCAGTGATAATCATAGGGAAATACTTTTTGAAGAGAAGACCCATCGCAAACGGTCTTGCTATGGCTGGGAGCCCTGTGATGCTTTGCACCCTGGCTCCCCTCAACCAGTTCCTATTTGACAATTTTGGCTGGAGGGGCAGCTTTTTAATTCTCGGTGCAATATTATTACATTGCTGTGTGGCAGGAGCCCTCTTCAGACCCATTGGGGCAGACACAGCATcagttaaaatgcagaaaattgaggaaggaaaggagaccCTGAAAGAAGAGGTCACCAAGGATGCCATGGAAATGAGTAGTCCCGCAAACGTCCCCATGGAGACCaaaatggaagaggaaggagaaaaggactGTTGTGAAAAAATCAATCAGTACCTCGATTTTTCCCTCTTTAAGCACAGAGGGTTCTTGATTTACCTCATTGGAAATGTACTCATGTTCCTGGGGTTTTTTGCCCCCATTGTTTTTCTGGCACCCTATGCAAAGCACATCGGTATTGATGAATATTCAGCTGCTTTCCTCCTTTCGATCCTTGCTATTGTGGATATGATAGCCCGACCTACTACTGGCATCATTGCAAACAGCAAGTGGGTGAGGCCACGGATTCAAtactttttcagcttctccatTGCTTTCAATGGTGCCTGCCACCTTCTGTGCCCACTGGCTTCTGGCTACACAGGGCTTGTCGTTTACTCCGTCTTTTTCGGCTTGGCCTTTGGCATGGTTTGTGCCATGCTTTTTGAAACACTCATGGACCTCGTGGGAGCTGCCCGGTTCACAAGTGCTGTTGGCCTAGTCACCATTGCGGAGTGTTGCACAATATTGCTGGGACCCCCTATTGGAG GAACACTTATTGATACCTTTGGGGACTATAAATATATGTTCATTAAATGTGGAGCTGTGATGGTCCTGGCAGGAACCTTCCTCTTCATCATGAATTATTACAATTACCGTATGCTTaccaaggaggagaaggaaagaaaggcaaaggaagagGACCCTAAATCTGTAAGGACAGAAAATGAAGGCAGAAATAACTGGAACAAAGAAGCCACACAGGGTGGGCCTGAGCTGGAGCCTTTGAGAGAGGAACAAGAAGGACTAAAGAAGGAAGTGAATGGCACAAATGAAGTTTAA
- the LOC138725137 gene encoding monocarboxylate transporter 2-like isoform X3, giving the protein MPSPDNVGRAPSPPDGGWGWVVVFGAFVSIGFAYAFPKGIAIFFKEIQDFFDTSYSEIAWVSSIVLATTYGAGPISSILVNRYGSRPVVMFGGLLCGIGMVSAAFCTSILQLYICVGFITGFGLALNLQPSVIIIGKYFLKRRPIANGLAMAGSPVMLCTLAPLNQFLFDNFGWRGSFLILGAILLHCCVAGALFRPIGADTASVKMQKIEEGKETLKEEVTKDAMEMSSPANVPMETKMEEEGEKDCCEKINQYLDFSLFKHRGFLIYLIGNVLMFLGFFAPIVFLAPYAKHIGIDEYSAAFLLSILAIVDMIARPTTGIIANSKWVRPRIQYFFSFSIAFNGACHLLCPLASGYTGLVVYSVFFGLAFGMVCAMLFETLMDLVGAARFTSAVGLVTIAECCTILLGPPIGGTLIDTFGDYKYMFIKCGAVMVLAGTFLFIMNYYNYRMLTKEEKERKAKEEDPKSVRTENEGRNNWNKEATQGGPELEPLREEQEGLKKEVNGTNEV; this is encoded by the exons ATGCCGTCCCCCGATAACGTGGGGCGAGCCCCCAGCCCACCGGACGGTGGCTGGGGCTGGGTGGTGGTCTTTGGCGCTTTTGTTTCTATCGGCTTCGCGTATGCTTTCCCCAAAGGCATAGCCATCTTCTTCAAAGAAATCCAGGATTTCTTTGACACGTCCTATAGCGAGATCGCGTGGGTCTCCTCCATCGTGTTGGCCACGACGTACGGTGCAG GTCCCATCAGCAGTATTTTAGTGAACCGCTATGGAAGCCGACCTGTGGTTATGTTTGGAGGCCTGTTGTGTGGCATTGGGATGGTCTCAGCCGCCTTCTGTACCAGCATCCTGCAACTCTACATCTGTGTGGGCTTCATTACAG gaTTTGGCCTTGCTCTTAACCTCCAGCCATCAGTGATAATCATAGGGAAATACTTTTTGAAGAGAAGACCCATCGCAAACGGTCTTGCTATGGCTGGGAGCCCTGTGATGCTTTGCACCCTGGCTCCCCTCAACCAGTTCCTATTTGACAATTTTGGCTGGAGGGGCAGCTTTTTAATTCTCGGTGCAATATTATTACATTGCTGTGTGGCAGGAGCCCTCTTCAGACCCATTGGGGCAGACACAGCATcagttaaaatgcagaaaattgaggaaggaaaggagaccCTGAAAGAAGAGGTCACCAAGGATGCCATGGAAATGAGTAGTCCCGCAAACGTCCCCATGGAGACCaaaatggaagaggaaggagaaaaggactGTTGTGAAAAAATCAATCAGTACCTCGATTTTTCCCTCTTTAAGCACAGAGGGTTCTTGATTTACCTCATTGGAAATGTACTCATGTTCCTGGGGTTTTTTGCCCCCATTGTTTTTCTGGCACCCTATGCAAAGCACATCGGTATTGATGAATATTCAGCTGCTTTCCTCCTTTCGATCCTTGCTATTGTGGATATGATAGCCCGACCTACTACTGGCATCATTGCAAACAGCAAGTGGGTGAGGCCACGGATTCAAtactttttcagcttctccatTGCTTTCAATGGTGCCTGCCACCTTCTGTGCCCACTGGCTTCTGGCTACACAGGGCTTGTCGTTTACTCCGTCTTTTTCGGCTTGGCCTTTGGCATGGTTTGTGCCATGCTTTTTGAAACACTCATGGACCTCGTGGGAGCTGCCCGGTTCACAAGTGCTGTTGGCCTAGTCACCATTGCGGAGTGTTGCACAATATTGCTGGGACCCCCTATTGGAG GAACACTTATTGATACCTTTGGGGACTATAAATATATGTTCATTAAATGTGGAGCTGTGATGGTCCTGGCAGGAACCTTCCTCTTCATCATGAATTATTACAATTACCGTATGCTTaccaaggaggagaaggaaagaaaggcaaaggaagagGACCCTAAATCTGTAAGGACAGAAAATGAAGGCAGAAATAACTGGAACAAAGAAGCCACACAGGGTGGGCCTGAGCTGGAGCCTTTGAGAGAGGAACAAGAAGGACTAAAGAAGGAAGTGAATGGCACAAATGAAGTTTAA